A part of Deltaproteobacteria bacterium genomic DNA contains:
- the bfr gene encoding bacterioferritin gives MKGDPRVLKALNDVLRKELTGINQYFMHSRMCRNWGYQVLDDAIFKESIEEMQHADRIINRILVLDGVPNVAGYDKINVGKTVREQFENDHGLEEEAIKVLQESIATCQEQADHVSRELLEQILADEENHADWIESQLRLMEEVGQENYLAQQIYNTGGGGGAA, from the coding sequence ATGAAAGGCGACCCCAGAGTCCTCAAGGCGCTTAACGATGTTCTGCGGAAAGAACTCACCGGGATCAACCAGTACTTCATGCATTCGCGCATGTGCCGGAACTGGGGCTACCAAGTCCTGGACGACGCCATTTTCAAGGAATCCATCGAGGAGATGCAGCACGCGGATCGCATCATCAACCGTATCCTGGTGCTGGACGGCGTTCCCAACGTCGCCGGTTACGACAAGATCAACGTGGGGAAGACCGTCAGGGAGCAGTTCGAGAACGACCACGGCCTGGAAGAGGAGGCCATCAAGGTGCTGCAGGAGAGCATCGCGACATGCCAGGAACAGGCGGACCACGTGAGCCGCGAGCTGTTGGAGCAGATTCTCGCGGACGAGGAAAATCACGCGGACTGGATCGAATCGCAACTCCGTCTGATGGAGGAGGTCGGCCAGGAGAACTATCTGGCGCAACAGATCTACAATACCGGGGGCGGCGGAGGCGCGGCCTGA
- a CDS encoding metal-dependent transcriptional regulator produces the protein MAEKRSEATEDYLKAIYSLAEENDQVIAARVAEDIGVTPSTMFSALRRLEKEEFVRVERRKNIYLTSKGRDVAEAILRRHFLTERLLTDLLGLDWVTAHQEAHHLEHAISPVVEERLAAILDNPSTCPHGNPIPVKGEASPRRQWIPLNTAEAGGAVIFRCITETGERDAHLLSFLYDHNVRPGAKIDILDVSPSLGTISLRVGEDEVVIGLEAAKKIFVQ, from the coding sequence GTGGCCGAAAAGCGTTCGGAAGCGACCGAAGACTACCTCAAGGCCATCTACAGCCTTGCGGAGGAGAACGATCAGGTCATCGCCGCGCGCGTGGCGGAAGACATCGGCGTGACGCCGTCGACCATGTTCAGCGCCCTGCGGCGGCTCGAGAAGGAAGAGTTCGTGCGCGTGGAGCGGCGCAAGAACATCTACCTGACCTCCAAGGGCCGCGATGTGGCCGAAGCCATCCTGCGCCGGCACTTTCTCACCGAACGGCTGCTGACGGACCTGCTGGGCCTCGACTGGGTCACGGCGCACCAGGAAGCGCACCACCTGGAGCACGCCATCTCGCCGGTGGTGGAGGAGCGCCTGGCCGCGATCCTCGACAATCCCTCCACCTGTCCCCACGGCAACCCCATCCCCGTGAAGGGAGAGGCTTCGCCGCGGCGCCAGTGGATTCCCTTGAACACGGCGGAGGCGGGCGGCGCGGTCATCTTCCGGTGCATCACCGAGACCGGAGAGCGCGACGCGCATCTGCTCTCGTTCCTGTACGACCACAACGTGCGTCCCGGCGCCAAGATCGACATCCTCGACGTCTCGCCGTCCCTCGGCACCATCAGTCTGCGGGTGGGCGAGGACGAGGTCGTCATCGGCCTGGAGGCGGCCAAGAAGATCTTCGTGCAGTGA
- a CDS encoding HigA family addiction module antitoxin, translating to MRDSITPGEILLEDYLKPMSISQNAMARAIGVSPRAINEIVHGKRSITPAMSIRFGAFFGQSDEFWHGIQVECDFRALANERKQLIARVQRASTLVRSP from the coding sequence ATGCGCGATTCCATTACGCCCGGTGAGATCCTGCTCGAGGATTACCTCAAGCCCATGAGCATATCCCAGAATGCCATGGCCCGCGCCATCGGTGTTTCTCCAAGGGCGATCAACGAGATCGTTCACGGCAAACGCTCAATCACACCCGCCATGTCCATCCGTTTCGGGGCTTTTTTCGGGCAATCCGACGAGTTCTGGCACGGGATTCAGGTCGAATGCGACTTCCGAGCCCTTGCCAACGAAAGGAAACAACTGATTGCACGGGTCCAACGGGCGTCGACCTTGGTCCGGTCTCCCTGA
- a CDS encoding type II toxin-antitoxin system RelE/ParE family toxin: protein MIQSFADKDTATLFYSEKSRRFAAIARVALRKLVQMNHAQTLGDLAVPPGNQLEALQGDLTGFHSIRINDQWRIVFRWTGNGPEQVRIVDYH, encoded by the coding sequence ATGATCCAATCCTTCGCCGACAAGGACACTGCGACACTGTTCTATTCAGAAAAAAGCCGGCGCTTCGCCGCTATCGCGCGTGTGGCGCTACGGAAACTGGTTCAAATGAACCATGCACAGACCCTTGGTGACTTGGCCGTCCCGCCCGGCAACCAACTGGAAGCGCTTCAGGGCGACCTGACGGGCTTTCATTCCATACGCATCAATGACCAGTGGCGTATTGTTTTTCGTTGGACGGGGAACGGACCCGAACAAGTCCGTATTGTGGACTACCATTGA
- a CDS encoding UbiD family decarboxylase gives MQPVTDMRSYLERLDAMGEIKHIEGADLDTDVGALTEHMGDIESQALLFDGFAGFPKGFRIISNLFRTCPRSAVAMGLPTDVKGVDFLHAWRKRALEFQPLPYEQVEGGPVFDNQMEEDEVDLTRFPTPMWHDLDGGRYIGTGCGIITKDPESGGINIGTYRVMIQEKNKVSVKMNKGKHGRLAMERAHARGEALPVAITLGQEPSVMLASQMPLPPSVNEYEFAGWIQGAPIPVVRGAVTGLPIPANGEVVLEGEIPPLPPEQLPKEGPFGEWPGYYTEATEGDVPLMTVKRVYYRDDPIILGAPPVRPPNSYLPIPLGAITLWEQLEKAGIPDVKGVWGFVYGGQPGPFTVISIKQRYTGHAKQALLVAAGARAGAYGGKMVVVVDDDVDITNPGEVIWAMSTRCDPREGIDIVKNVWASVCEPVISPTDRDTKGYVTDRVLIDACRPYQWIDRFPPVNAFDAQYKQDIAKKWGV, from the coding sequence ATGCAACCGGTAACCGACATGCGGAGCTACCTCGAGCGATTGGACGCCATGGGCGAGATCAAGCACATCGAGGGGGCGGACCTCGACACGGACGTGGGGGCGCTCACCGAGCACATGGGGGACATCGAGTCGCAGGCGCTGCTGTTCGACGGCTTCGCGGGGTTTCCCAAGGGATTCCGCATCATCTCGAACCTGTTCCGCACCTGTCCGCGCTCGGCGGTGGCCATGGGCCTGCCCACGGACGTGAAGGGGGTGGACTTCCTTCACGCCTGGCGCAAGCGCGCGCTGGAGTTCCAGCCGCTGCCCTACGAGCAGGTGGAAGGCGGGCCGGTGTTCGACAACCAGATGGAAGAGGATGAGGTGGACCTGACCCGGTTCCCCACGCCCATGTGGCACGACCTCGACGGCGGGCGCTACATCGGCACGGGCTGCGGCATCATCACCAAGGACCCGGAGTCCGGCGGCATCAACATCGGCACCTACCGGGTGATGATCCAGGAGAAGAACAAGGTCTCGGTGAAGATGAACAAGGGCAAGCACGGGCGCCTGGCCATGGAGCGCGCCCACGCGCGCGGCGAAGCCCTGCCCGTGGCCATCACCCTGGGACAGGAGCCCAGCGTGATGCTGGCTTCGCAGATGCCGCTGCCGCCGTCGGTGAACGAGTACGAGTTCGCCGGCTGGATACAGGGCGCCCCCATCCCGGTGGTGCGCGGCGCCGTCACCGGCCTCCCCATCCCGGCCAACGGCGAGGTGGTGCTGGAAGGCGAGATCCCGCCGTTGCCGCCGGAGCAGTTGCCCAAGGAGGGGCCGTTCGGCGAGTGGCCCGGCTACTACACCGAGGCCACCGAGGGCGACGTGCCGCTCATGACCGTCAAGCGCGTCTACTACCGCGACGACCCCATCATCCTGGGCGCCCCGCCGGTGCGGCCGCCCAACAGCTATCTGCCCATCCCCCTGGGCGCCATCACCCTGTGGGAGCAGTTGGAGAAGGCCGGCATCCCGGACGTGAAGGGGGTGTGGGGCTTCGTCTACGGCGGGCAGCCCGGTCCGTTCACGGTCATCTCCATCAAGCAGCGCTACACCGGCCACGCCAAGCAGGCGCTGCTGGTGGCCGCCGGAGCCCGCGCCGGCGCCTACGGCGGCAAGATGGTGGTGGTGGTGGACGACGACGTGGACATCACCAACCCCGGCGAGGTCATCTGGGCCATGTCCACCCGCTGCGACCCGCGCGAGGGCATCGACATCGTGAAGAACGTATGGGCCTCGGTGTGCGAGCCGGTGATCTCCCCCACGGACCGGGACACCAAGGGCTACGTCACCGACCGCGTGCTCATCGACGCCTGCCGCCCGTACCAGTGGATCGACCGCTTCCCGCCGGTGAACGCGTTCGACGCCCAGTACAAGCAGGACATCGCCAAGAAGTGGGGCGTCTAG
- a CDS encoding SCO family protein produces MKAILCRALTAAALAFSVLLAPATEAPAHKSVLKVEFAERRELNILIDDFALTDQNGERVEFGKLRGKPVVVNFMYTSCPDVCPLLTASLKILRDHMKPAEARDIRFLSITTDPEVDTPKVLKAYSGRHKADAPNWSWLTGDARELAPVWQGFGVSVERIAKGLIEHTTLTVVADAKGYMRFAYFGSAPDPDMLLKDLRALATEPAA; encoded by the coding sequence ATGAAGGCTATTCTTTGCAGGGCGTTGACGGCCGCGGCGCTGGCTTTCTCGGTCCTGCTGGCGCCGGCCACGGAGGCGCCGGCCCACAAGTCCGTCCTCAAGGTCGAGTTCGCGGAACGGCGCGAGCTCAACATCCTCATCGACGACTTCGCCCTCACCGACCAGAACGGCGAGCGCGTGGAGTTCGGAAAGCTCCGGGGCAAGCCGGTGGTCGTCAACTTCATGTACACGTCGTGCCCGGACGTGTGTCCGCTGCTGACGGCGAGCCTCAAGATCCTGCGCGACCACATGAAGCCGGCGGAGGCCCGGGACATCCGATTCCTGTCCATCACCACGGATCCCGAGGTGGATACGCCCAAGGTGCTCAAGGCCTACAGCGGGCGGCACAAGGCGGACGCGCCGAACTGGTCGTGGCTCACGGGCGACGCGCGGGAGCTGGCGCCGGTGTGGCAGGGCTTCGGCGTGAGCGTGGAGCGCATCGCCAAGGGACTCATCGAGCACACCACGCTGACGGTGGTGGCGGACGCCAAGGGGTACATGCGCTTCGCCTACTTCGGCTCCGCGCCGGACCCGGACATGCTGCTCAAGGATCTGCGGGCGCTGGCGACGGAACCCGCCGCCTGA
- a CDS encoding SO_0444 family Cu/Zn efflux transporter has translation MESLLNAIVWETVGVFYEASVYLLIGFFVAGLLHVYLPANLIARYLGRNDARSVGLAALFGAPIPLCSCGVLPAAASLKKQGAGRAPLVSFLISTPETGVDSVALTYGLMGPVMAVVRPVVAVVTALVAGIASIGVREDEAAPGSSAEALSDDACADAACDDTGAPGAGQEACDETCAPGAAPLPARRFFHSLEYGFTSVLDDIALSLVVGMLLTGVLAGLLPDNFFDEVLGWGSGIMPMLAMIVLGLPLYLCASASTPVAAAFMLKGLSPGAALVFLLVGPATNLATMTVVGQLLGRRLLGVYIGSIILVSLMAGLLVDATLADSIQVASFGDLGQDVDAVFVLKALSAVGLVLLLLRSFVRKGYRTVWRDAAEQLLQTGRALKAFRPGILLRGPVLAAAVAIAALASVPAFTLIVEPGQRGVIQRFGRVVAPDLEPGLYFHLPAPLGRGTAVDVGLVRQVTVGFRGSVNSRRAVVDEQAFYLTADGNVIDIRAVVQYRVRDPAVYALGVEETPAVVLGLARRELVNLLSRKPIDLIYTVDRRGTERELRDRLARRLASLGIGSEILDVRLLDVHAPGRVHDAFRDVASALEDRQRDIHVATGAATQSTTAATGEAERITQRAEARAVSEMRRAEGRSAAFRDTAAVHQASPGVTEARLYLETLERALELPRKYIYMPEAGGGGDVDLWVGAPSSDFLNLGAPVPRSGER, from the coding sequence GTGGAATCTCTGCTGAACGCCATCGTCTGGGAGACCGTGGGGGTCTTTTACGAGGCCTCGGTGTACCTCCTCATCGGCTTCTTCGTCGCCGGCCTCCTGCACGTCTACCTGCCAGCGAATCTCATCGCCCGTTACCTGGGCCGGAACGACGCGCGCTCCGTGGGGCTGGCGGCGCTGTTCGGCGCGCCGATTCCCCTGTGCTCATGCGGTGTGTTGCCGGCGGCGGCTTCGCTGAAGAAGCAGGGGGCCGGCCGGGCGCCGCTGGTGTCGTTCCTGATCTCGACTCCCGAGACCGGGGTGGACTCGGTAGCCCTGACCTACGGGCTCATGGGTCCGGTCATGGCCGTGGTCCGGCCGGTGGTGGCGGTGGTGACGGCGCTCGTCGCCGGCATCGCCTCCATCGGCGTGCGCGAGGACGAAGCGGCCCCGGGTTCTTCGGCGGAGGCTCTTTCCGACGACGCGTGCGCGGACGCCGCCTGCGACGACACGGGCGCGCCCGGCGCCGGCCAGGAGGCATGCGACGAGACCTGCGCGCCGGGCGCGGCCCCTTTACCGGCGCGTCGTTTCTTCCATTCCCTGGAGTACGGCTTCACCTCGGTGCTGGACGACATCGCGCTGTCGCTGGTGGTCGGCATGCTGCTGACCGGGGTGCTCGCGGGCCTTCTGCCGGACAACTTCTTCGACGAGGTGCTCGGCTGGGGTTCGGGGATCATGCCCATGCTGGCCATGATCGTGCTCGGCCTGCCGTTGTACCTCTGCGCCAGCGCCTCCACCCCGGTTGCCGCCGCGTTCATGCTCAAGGGGCTCTCTCCGGGGGCGGCGCTCGTGTTCCTGTTGGTGGGGCCGGCCACCAACCTCGCCACCATGACCGTGGTGGGGCAGCTCCTGGGACGCCGTCTTCTCGGCGTTTACATCGGGTCCATCATCCTCGTGAGCCTGATGGCCGGCCTCCTGGTGGACGCGACCCTGGCGGACTCCATCCAGGTGGCCAGCTTCGGCGACCTGGGCCAGGACGTCGACGCGGTCTTCGTGCTCAAGGCCCTTTCGGCCGTGGGCCTGGTGCTGCTGTTGCTGCGGAGCTTCGTGCGCAAGGGCTATCGCACGGTCTGGCGCGACGCCGCGGAACAGCTTCTCCAGACCGGCCGGGCGCTCAAGGCCTTCCGCCCCGGCATCCTGCTGCGCGGCCCCGTCCTCGCGGCCGCCGTGGCCATCGCGGCGCTGGCGTCGGTCCCGGCGTTCACGCTCATCGTCGAGCCCGGCCAGCGCGGCGTCATCCAGCGTTTCGGCCGGGTGGTGGCGCCGGATCTCGAGCCCGGCCTGTACTTCCACCTGCCGGCGCCCTTGGGCCGGGGGACCGCCGTGGACGTGGGGCTGGTCCGCCAGGTCACCGTGGGCTTTCGCGGCAGCGTCAACAGCCGCCGGGCGGTCGTGGACGAGCAGGCCTTCTACCTCACGGCGGACGGCAACGTCATCGACATCCGCGCGGTGGTGCAGTACCGCGTGCGCGACCCGGCGGTGTACGCGCTGGGCGTGGAGGAGACCCCCGCGGTAGTGCTGGGGCTGGCCCGGCGCGAGCTGGTGAACCTGTTGAGCCGCAAGCCCATCGACCTGATCTACACCGTGGACCGGCGCGGCACGGAGCGGGAGTTGCGGGACCGCCTGGCCCGGCGCCTCGCCTCCCTCGGCATCGGCAGCGAGATCCTGGACGTGCGGCTCCTGGACGTGCACGCGCCGGGCCGGGTCCACGACGCCTTCCGCGACGTGGCCAGCGCGCTGGAGGACCGCCAGCGCGACATCCACGTGGCCACCGGGGCGGCGACCCAGTCCACCACCGCGGCCACGGGCGAGGCGGAGCGCATCACGCAGCGGGCCGAGGCCCGCGCCGTGAGCGAGATGCGCCGGGCCGAGGGCCGCTCCGCCGCGTTCCGGGACACCGCGGCGGTGCACCAGGCGAGCCCCGGGGTCACCGAAGCCCGCCTCTACCTGGAAACCCTCGAGCGGGCGCTGGAGCTGCCGCGGAAATACATCTACATGCCCGAGGCGGGCGGCGGCGGCGACGTGGACCTGTGGGTCGGCGCGCCGTCCTCGGATTTCCTGAACCTGGGCGCGCCCGTGCCCCGGAGCGGAGAGAGATAG
- a CDS encoding protease modulator HflC — protein sequence MGKPIVAILVLALLLFGAATSFVVVDEKSHAVITQFGKPVSVLSDAGLYVKLPVPFQRANLLDKRILITNTRETELLTADKKNVLVSTYISWKIADPVRYLAALRTRDFAESRLAALVQSELGSALGGRPFGTILGTSGNGASLAELEGSVERAVAGVAREDLGIEVVSLGVTRLIFPRQNLDSVFARMRAERARIARGFRSEGRAEAQKIAARAEKERARIIAEAEAKAAMLRGRGEAEAARIYADAYQGHAEFYRFLRTLEAYKKVLNEKTTLVLPADSPFLEILISRIPGAEARDGDAPATGKKAPDAAGKEPSAAAPVPGQENTGS from the coding sequence ATGGGCAAACCCATCGTCGCGATCCTCGTCCTGGCGCTGCTTCTCTTCGGCGCCGCCACCTCGTTCGTGGTGGTGGACGAGAAGAGCCACGCGGTCATCACCCAGTTCGGCAAGCCGGTGTCGGTGTTGAGCGACGCGGGCCTCTACGTCAAGCTGCCGGTGCCGTTCCAGCGGGCGAACCTCCTGGACAAGCGCATCCTGATCACCAACACGCGGGAGACGGAGCTACTCACCGCGGACAAGAAGAACGTCCTGGTCTCCACCTACATCTCCTGGAAGATCGCCGACCCGGTGCGCTACCTGGCGGCGCTGCGCACCCGGGACTTCGCGGAGAGCCGGCTCGCCGCGCTGGTGCAGTCCGAGCTGGGCAGCGCGCTCGGCGGCCGGCCCTTCGGCACGATCCTGGGAACGTCCGGCAACGGCGCCAGCCTGGCCGAGCTGGAGGGATCGGTGGAGCGGGCGGTGGCCGGCGTGGCGCGGGAGGACCTCGGCATCGAAGTGGTGAGCCTGGGAGTGACGCGCCTCATCTTCCCGCGGCAGAACCTGGACAGCGTGTTCGCGCGCATGCGCGCCGAGCGCGCGCGCATCGCCCGGGGGTTCCGCTCGGAGGGGCGCGCCGAGGCGCAGAAGATCGCCGCCCGGGCCGAGAAGGAACGCGCGCGCATCATCGCCGAGGCCGAGGCCAAGGCCGCCATGCTGCGGGGCCGCGGCGAGGCCGAGGCGGCGCGCATCTACGCGGATGCCTACCAGGGGCACGCCGAGTTCTATCGTTTCCTGCGCACGCTGGAAGCCTACAAGAAGGTCTTGAACGAGAAGACCACCCTGGTCCTGCCCGCGGATTCGCCGTTCCTGGAAATCCTGATCTCCAGGATTCCGGGCGCCGAGGCGCGGGACGGCGATGCTCCGGCGACCGGCAAGAAGGCGCCGGACGCGGCGGGTAAGGAGCCCAGCGCCGCGGCTCCTGTTCCCGGCCAGGAGAACACCGGCTCATGA
- a CDS encoding protease modulator HflK, whose amino-acid sequence MTRRARYRTLLCGAVLLAGWLALGIYNVESDESAVAYFLGKAVGRDVLPGIHWNPPWPLGEVVVARTATNFLMPVEHGDAAGGAAGTSESLWLLGDTNVIVGRLGIQYSIGSLTHFEVSHEDPRELLRRAGRRIVTRFLAGESVDAALTTRRNELLDTVQRQVQTILDNHGSGIEIQSVNVEALAPPEQGGVRQAFQEVQSALADKERVVDEARADRAQILAEVEGEAEHRVTQAESARHRRVEIAKGEGERFRQLALEHRKTPWLTEERLYLETIEEVLPRMDTYVVQSGPDGKVNLRVVR is encoded by the coding sequence ATGACCAGACGCGCACGATACCGGACGCTCCTTTGTGGCGCCGTCCTGCTTGCCGGCTGGCTCGCACTCGGCATCTACAACGTCGAATCCGACGAGAGCGCGGTGGCCTACTTTCTCGGCAAGGCCGTGGGCCGGGACGTCCTCCCGGGTATCCACTGGAACCCGCCGTGGCCGCTGGGAGAGGTGGTGGTGGCGCGGACGGCCACGAACTTCCTCATGCCGGTGGAGCACGGGGACGCGGCAGGCGGCGCGGCGGGCACGTCCGAGTCCCTCTGGCTGCTGGGCGACACCAACGTCATCGTCGGCCGGCTGGGCATCCAGTACAGCATCGGCAGCCTGACGCACTTCGAGGTATCGCACGAGGATCCGCGGGAGCTGCTGCGCCGGGCCGGGCGCCGGATCGTGACCCGGTTCCTCGCCGGCGAGAGCGTGGACGCGGCCCTCACCACGCGGCGCAACGAGCTCCTGGACACGGTGCAGCGGCAGGTGCAAACGATACTCGATAATCACGGTTCGGGAATCGAGATCCAGTCCGTGAACGTCGAGGCGCTGGCGCCGCCGGAGCAGGGCGGTGTGCGGCAGGCCTTCCAGGAGGTGCAGAGCGCCCTGGCGGACAAGGAGCGGGTGGTGGACGAGGCGCGCGCCGACCGCGCCCAGATCCTCGCCGAAGTCGAGGGGGAGGCCGAGCACCGCGTGACCCAGGCCGAGTCCGCGCGCCACCGGCGCGTGGAGATCGCCAAGGGCGAAGGCGAGCGTTTTCGCCAACTGGCGCTGGAGCACCGCAAGACCCCGTGGCTCACCGAGGAACGCCTGTACCTCGAAACCATCGAGGAGGTTTTGCCGCGCATGGACACCTACGTGGTCCAGTCCGGCCCGGATGGCAAGGTGAACCTGCGGGTGGTCCGGTAA
- a CDS encoding metal ABC transporter substrate-binding protein, whose amino-acid sequence MKRPGSLFLAIAAGCWVSVFSAFAGAQSINVVTSVIPVAYIVQELGGERVTVDALVPPGASPHTFEPVPSDIRKLARARYFVGIGGGFDAWSEKLLAAAPKGIEAVALMEGPDLNLVEDEHDHHGEEMSGKEEHGHHDEEKVAKKDEHGHDHHDEEKVAKKDEHGHDHHDEAKVAKKDEHHGKEKVAMESGEEHEEFNPHFWLDPVRVRDSVVPVLTQRLIAADPAGKDYYEKRRQDFHQRLTALDREIRAELAKAKSRKYIAFHAAWPYFAERYGLEKVAVVQEFAGEEPTPKEVANLVRDARAEGVGSILVEPQLSPRVAQTIGKEFGARTVVVDPLGDPGDAARDTYEELMQFNARAFARALGARN is encoded by the coding sequence ATGAAGAGGCCGGGGAGCCTGTTTCTCGCCATCGCGGCGGGCTGTTGGGTCAGCGTGTTTTCAGCCTTTGCCGGGGCGCAGTCAATCAACGTGGTCACGAGCGTGATCCCGGTGGCGTATATCGTCCAGGAACTGGGAGGCGAGCGGGTCACGGTGGACGCGTTGGTGCCGCCCGGCGCGAGTCCCCATACGTTCGAGCCGGTGCCCAGCGACATCCGGAAACTCGCCCGGGCGCGCTACTTCGTCGGCATCGGCGGTGGCTTCGATGCCTGGTCGGAGAAGTTGCTGGCGGCCGCCCCCAAGGGGATCGAAGCCGTGGCGCTGATGGAGGGGCCGGACCTGAACCTCGTCGAAGACGAGCATGATCATCACGGTGAGGAGATGTCCGGCAAGGAGGAACATGGCCACCACGACGAGGAGAAGGTAGCCAAGAAGGACGAGCATGGCCACGACCACCACGACGAGGAGAAGGTAGCCAAGAAGGACGAGCATGGCCACGACCACCACGACGAGGCGAAGGTGGCCAAGAAGGACGAGCACCATGGCAAGGAGAAGGTCGCCATGGAGAGTGGCGAGGAACACGAGGAGTTCAACCCGCACTTCTGGCTGGATCCGGTCCGGGTCAGGGATTCCGTCGTTCCGGTGCTGACGCAGCGGTTGATCGCCGCGGACCCGGCCGGTAAGGATTACTACGAAAAGCGCCGGCAGGACTTCCACCAGCGACTGACGGCCTTGGACCGGGAAATCCGGGCGGAGTTGGCCAAGGCGAAGTCGCGCAAGTACATTGCCTTTCACGCGGCGTGGCCCTACTTTGCGGAACGTTACGGCCTGGAGAAGGTGGCGGTGGTTCAGGAATTCGCCGGCGAGGAGCCCACGCCCAAGGAAGTGGCCAATCTCGTGCGCGACGCTCGCGCCGAGGGCGTCGGGTCCATCCTGGTGGAGCCGCAACTGAGTCCCCGTGTGGCCCAGACCATCGGCAAGGAGTTCGGCGCCAGGACCGTGGTGGTGGATCCGCTGGGCGACCCCGGCGATGCGGCGCGAGACACCTACGAGGAGCTGATGCAGTTCAACGCTCGGGCTTTCGCGCGGGCGCTGGGGGCGCGGAATTGA
- a CDS encoding metal ABC transporter ATP-binding protein → MVGLNAVSVELAGRSVLHDINFSVHEGGFVGIVGPNGAGKTTLLRTILGLVPVASGRVEVFGYPPGRNGSHAIGYVPQRQSIADNFPATVRDVVMMGRLRQLGFLRFPGQKDWRRVDDSLALVGMMDRRDRAVGRLSGGEQRRVMLAQALCASTRLLVLDEPTVGLDLPAEHEFYALLRRLIRDLTLTIVAVSHDLVALAGETDELICINHRMHIHGNAEDVIHSHAIREAYCCEFDFLAGELAHHEGHDHTES, encoded by the coding sequence GTGGTAGGGCTGAACGCCGTGTCGGTGGAGTTGGCAGGGCGCAGCGTCCTGCACGACATCAACTTCAGCGTGCACGAGGGCGGGTTCGTGGGCATCGTGGGCCCCAACGGAGCAGGCAAGACCACGCTGCTGCGCACGATTCTCGGCCTCGTGCCCGTGGCGAGCGGCCGGGTGGAAGTGTTCGGCTACCCGCCCGGCCGCAACGGTTCCCATGCCATCGGCTACGTGCCGCAGCGCCAGAGCATCGCCGACAACTTTCCCGCCACCGTCCGCGACGTGGTGATGATGGGTCGCCTGCGTCAACTCGGGTTCCTGCGTTTCCCGGGCCAAAAGGACTGGCGGCGTGTGGACGACAGCCTTGCGCTCGTGGGCATGATGGACCGCAGGGACCGCGCCGTTGGGCGCCTGTCCGGCGGCGAGCAGCGCCGCGTCATGCTGGCGCAGGCGCTGTGCGCCAGCACCCGCCTGCTGGTGCTCGACGAGCCCACGGTGGGCCTCGACCTCCCCGCGGAGCACGAGTTCTACGCGCTGCTCCGGAGGCTCATCCGCGACCTGACCCTGACCATCGTCGCGGTGTCCCACGATCTGGTGGCGCTGGCCGGCGAGACCGACGAGCTGATTTGCATCAACCATCGCATGCACATTCACGGCAACGCCGAGGACGTCATCCACAGCCACGCCATTCGCGAGGCGTACTGTTGCGAGTTCGACTTCCTGGCCGGCGAGCTTGCCCATCACGAGGGCCACGACCACACAGAGTCCTGA
- a CDS encoding metal ABC transporter permease: protein MFEFAFMQRALAAAVLVGLLCGVLGFFVVLRRLAFIGVGISHSAIGGVAIGILAGWSPLLTGAVFAVAVALGIALVSQSDHISEDTVIGVFFSGSMALGIVLFSMKSGYQQDLFSYLFGNVLAISTAELVALACASAVILAVVVLSFKEHLLIAFDEEVAAAYGHKVVVLNVLLLVVLALTVVIGVRLVGLLLIQALLVVPAAIAALWAANFRWQVVLAAGVGSLSGILGLVLAYHFDLAAGGSIVIVAVALFFITLLARLLVKQR from the coding sequence ATGTTCGAATTCGCATTCATGCAACGCGCCTTGGCGGCAGCGGTCCTGGTGGGTCTGCTATGCGGGGTCTTGGGCTTTTTCGTGGTGCTGCGGCGCCTCGCTTTCATCGGCGTAGGCATTTCCCACTCGGCCATCGGAGGCGTCGCCATCGGTATCCTGGCGGGTTGGAGTCCCCTTCTCACCGGCGCCGTCTTCGCCGTCGCCGTAGCCCTCGGCATCGCGCTGGTCAGTCAGAGCGACCACATCAGCGAGGACACGGTCATCGGCGTCTTCTTCTCGGGCTCCATGGCCCTCGGGATCGTGCTCTTCAGCATGAAGAGCGGCTATCAACAGGATCTCTTCAGCTACCTCTTCGGCAACGTGCTGGCCATCTCCACCGCGGAGCTCGTGGCGCTTGCCTGCGCCAGCGCGGTGATCCTGGCGGTCGTCGTGCTCTCCTTCAAGGAGCACCTGCTGATCGCCTTCGATGAGGAAGTGGCGGCTGCCTACGGCCACAAGGTAGTGGTGCTCAACGTGCTGCTGCTCGTGGTGCTAGCCCTTACCGTGGTCATCGGCGTGCGCCTCGTGGGCCTGCTGCTCATCCAGGCCCTGCTGGTGGTGCCGGCGGCCATCGCCGCCCTGTGGGCGGCGAACTTCCGCTGGCAGGTGGTGCTGGCGGCCGGGGTGGGATCCCTTTCAGGGATCCTGGGTTTGGTGCTGGCGTACCACTTCGACCTCGCCGCCGGCGGCTCCATCGTGATCGTGGCCGTGGCTCTCTTCTTCATTACCCTGCTGGCGCGTCTCCTGGTCAAGCAGAGGTAG